The Chryseobacterium sp. JV274 sequence TAAAACAGTCTGGGTGATGAATAACTTTCTTACCAATGCTGTGAAACACTCTTTTCAGGATGAAAATATTCAGATTGTAGTAGAAAAACAGAACTCGTTCATTCAGTTCAGTATTGTTGATACCGGAAGCGGAATTGATGAAAAATATCACCGTCAGATCTTTGACCGTTATTTTCAGGTTCCCGGAGAACATCAGAATGGAACAGGACTGGGATTAGCAATCTCGAAGAATTTTATTGAAAAGCAACACGGAGAAATAGGAGTGAAGAGTTCTCTGAATAATGGAAGCACGTTTTATTTCAGACTGCCGGTTTCATAAGAGTTATTGTTATATATTTGAATAAGAAAATATCTGATTTTCTTAATTAAAAACTTGTAGTTCTACTTTTAAATTAATGGATCCTTTTTTCTATTGGCCTTTAGGCATTCTGGCATTTTTTACTATTTCAGGCGTTTTCTTTTTTATACGGAACAAAAAAATTATCGAAAAGTATAAACAGCCGGATGCGGTGGAGTTTAAAAATATCCGTGGTACTATTGTTACGGTGAGTAAAGGAGGACTTAGTTATAATAAAAGGTTTCAATGGTGTAGTTTTGAAATTTTCATGAATCAGAATTCTATGTTTTTGTTTCCAAAAGATTTTTATATCGTTCCAAGAAACTGTGTTAATCTCAGATTTGGATCAGATCGCAGAAATACCAGAAAGTCAGAAGTTTTAAGGGAGTTTCATATCTATGAAAACTATGTTGAACTGATTCTTTATCCTGACAATATGTTGAATACAAAACGCACAATTTCCTTGAATGGACTGAATCAGAAGGAAATTTTACTGTTCCGGAAAGCTTTGCTGAGAGAAGCATAAACAGATGTTCTTAGGAAACAGAGAAAGGTAAAATCATTACAAAAGAGCCTTATATAGATTACTACAAGAATAAAGAACATATAGGGCTGATTCTTCCAAAGACAGGAGAAAGTTCTCCATATACTATTATTGTTTTTAAGTGAAATATGAATTTTGAGACAGATTCGAAAAACATAAAAAGGCTGCGAATAATTTTCGCAGCCTTTTTTATAAGATTGTGTAAGTTTAATCTTTAATAAACTTCTGAATAATTGCTTTATCTTTTGTGAAAGCTTTTAGAATATAGTTTCCTTTAGTAAGTTCAGAAACAGGGATTGAGTTTCCTGTTACGCTTAATGAACTGATAATTCTTCCGGCTGTATCATAGATTTCAGCTTTGATGATCTCCTGCTTAAATCTAATGTTTAAGACATCTTTTACCGGATTCGGATAAATAGAAATAATAGTGTTTTCCTTATTGGTTTCTGCTGTAGCCAACACATTTTGAACGCTTGTTGTGTACGTATTGGTTACAATAGGGTGGTTATAATCAAAATAGATTCTCGCTGTATTGCTGAAGCTGTCTCCAAGATTTAAGGTAGATTTTGTTTTGATTTTGAACGAAATGTATCCGTCATTATTCGCGTCATCAAAAGGAAGCTGGATATTTTCAAAGATAAATTCCACCGTATTCGGATTGGTAATTCTTGCAACAAAATTGTGGCTTCCGTTTAATGCAATTAAACTTGATATATCAAATTTGGAAGTATCAATAGCATCTTTTACAACAATATTCTGAGCGTTTGCAGTTCCTGTATTTTCAAACCTGATCAGGTAATGTACATAATCTCCCACCTGGGTTTGCGTAATAGTAGTTCCTTCAAGACAGGTCTTATCATTCGGATCAAAAGAATTGACAGCCGATTGGTTCAACATAAACTTATTGTCAGCAGGTGTTTCATCAGCAGCTCCGTTGATTTGTGCCATGTAATGCAGAATGTCCCCGCTGTTTAATGATGGAGACTGTGTTGGTGTATTTAATTTCAATTTTACAGTGATTTCTCTGGTTTCCAGAGGAAGAAGATTGGTGAAATTCCAGGTTAACATTCCTGTAGACTGTATATCGGGAGAAACTGTTGCATTCAGGAAATTCATCAGGTTATCATTGAAATTGAAAGCAATATTTCCTGATTGGGCAACCGTTCCTTTGTTTTTATAAACGATTTTATATTTGGTGTCAAATCCTGGAATAGCAGCCGTAACAGGAATAATCAGGACTTCAAGATCATTGTGATTTCCGTTGGCCGTTAAACAGAAATTTTGAGTTAGTGGACTTGTTTGTGCCGGAAAGTTGACTGTCAAAGTACTCGGAGACGATGTCCAATAGGCCGGATTTTCTGAAATAGGGGTAATCGTATGTGTACCCGCCTGTAAAGGAATAGAATAATTCCCTGACGAATCAGCGATCATATTTCCGGAAACAGAGCCACTTGTAATTGAAAATTTTTGGAACGGTTTATTAACATCATTGGAGTCACAGCCATTGTTGTTAATATCATACTTTGTATTACCGATAACTTTATAGTAAGTACCGCCCGGTGTGAATGAACAGTAGGAATTCAAATTGATATTGTTGAGTGAATAAGAAGTTAGATAATTACTAATCGCTGTGAAATCATCATCATCACAGCAAATATATTTAAGATTAGGATTGTTATTATTAATATGAAACCAGGATGCAACATTCAATACAGTTCCTCCGCTTTTCAGATTCATGTTTTTTAGAAGTGGATTGTCGTAGATCGTGATATTTTCCAGTAAAGGATTCATACTTAAATCCAATGTTGTAAGATTATTGTTTAGAGAACTAAACTGTCTTAAAGCTGGAAAAATTGAAAGATCTATAGCTGTTAAACCTGTAGATTGTAAACCAAGAGATTCTATATTTGTTGTATTATTGAAAGATAATGTTGATATCGGACTTTGTGAAAAATAAACAGTGTCTAAATTTTGTAAATTATGTAATTGAAGTGATGTTAAAGAATTACAATTATAAATTCCCAGATTATTCAGATTTGTACAACCTGTCAGATTAATATTATTGGTTGAAGAGCTGTTTCTTATTTGAAGCCATTCCAAAGCACTCATATTACTAAAATCTAAAGATTGAATATTAGTCTTATTGATCTCCAAAGATTTCAAATTAGGACAAAGACTAAGATTAATAGCATTGATAGGCTGAGTAGAATTTAGATTGTTAATAAGAAGACTTTTCAATGAATTGCTTTGCAGGTTGTAACTCGTAATATTATTATGCTCGGAAGACATCGTTGCTAAAGATGTACAACCTGCAATATTCAGAGAAGTTAATTGTGAATTATAGTTAATTGCTAAAGCAATGAGTTTAGTCATCGTACTTACGTCAACCGCAGATACAGAAGTCCCGAATAGATACAGATCTGTTAAATTAGTAAAGCTTTTAATCCCTTCGATAGACTGAATATATACTCTGTTTCCATAATAAAGATCAGACAGCTTTACAATATTATTAGCTTCACTTTGCTGTATAATACCGTCATTATTGGTATCAACGGGAATACTGCTTCCATACTGATCTTTTGCATAGCCATTGCTGTAATCAGCCGTTAATAAAAAGTTTTTGAAAGCCGGATCAGGGATATTCACATTTTGTGCCTGAAACATCGCAAAAATGATCATAGAAATGATGAGGTAGATTTTTTTCATGTATTATTAGTTAATGGTTATTTGTTGTGATTTGAAAACAAAAATAAACCATTAAGAGGAATATCTTAATGGTTTAGTAAATAATTATTAAAAATAATTGTTATTTCTCAATCAGATCCAGAAATTGCTGCTCATCCAGAATAGTAATTGTTCCGATATCCTGCGCTTTTTTTAGCTTACTTCCGGCTTTTTCACCTACTACAAGATAGTTGAGGTTCTTGGATACAGCAGAAATATTTTTTCCACCGTGCTTTTCTACCATTTCCTCAGCAGATTCTCTGGTGAATAATGATAATTTTCCGGTGAAAAGGAAAGTTTTTCCTTCCAGAACATTGGATAGTACTTCATTCGTGCTTTCTCCTTTTACAAGCTGCACACCATAAGATTTTAAACGCTCGATCATCAGTACATTTTCAGAATTCTGGAAGAACTCAACAATGCTTACTGCAATCTTGCCCCCGATATCTTCTACCTGGCAAAGCTCTTCAACAGTTGCATTCTTTAATTCCTCAATAGTTGGGAAGTTTTTGACCAGTTTCTTGGCAACTGTTTCTCCCACATGCTTGATCCCAATTCCATATAATACTTTCTCAAAAGGAATTTCTTTAGATTTCTCAATTCCTGAAATAATATTTTGGGCAGATTTCTCAGCCATTCTTTCCAATGGAAGAAGCTGCTCTTTCGTTAAAACATAGAAATCGGCAGGATTTTCAATCAGTTTTTCTCTGTATAGCTGTTCTATGGTTTCACTTCCAAGGTTGTCAATATTCAAAGCTTTTCTGGAAACATAGTGAATCATTCTTCCAACCACCTGTGGCGGGCAGTGAAGTTCGTTCGGACAGAAATGGATGGCCTGATCTTCAATTTTTACTAATTCTGTTCCACATTCCGGGCAATGTTTGATGTAGTCAACTTCTTTGCTATCTTCAGTTCTTTTATCAGTGTTTATCCCTACAATCTTTGGAATAATTTCCCCTCCTTTTTCTACATAGACGAAATCATGTTCATGAAGATCCAGTTTCTTGATGATATCCTCATTATGCAGAGAAGCTCTCTTAACGATAGTTCCGGCCAGTAAAACAGGTTTAAGATTAGCAACAGGCGTAATGGCACCCGTTCTTCCCACCTGATAAGATACACTTTGAAGCTCTGTTTCTACCTTTTCAGCTTTAAATTTATAAGCCATTGCCCAGCGGGGAGATTTGGCAGTATAACCAAGCTGTCTCTGCTGCTGTAATGAATTAACCTTT is a genomic window containing:
- the ligA gene encoding NAD-dependent DNA ligase LigA, with amino-acid sequence MSENIQQKIEQLRKELHQHNDNYYQLDTPTITDFEFDMLLQELQDLEAKYPEFYDENSPTVRVGGGVTKVFPTIQHKFRMYSLDNSYDFDDLEDWEKRIIKTIEDPVEFVAELKYDGASISILYENGKLSQAVTRGDGFQGDEITPNVRTISDIPLTLKGDFPGQFFMRGEIYLTRKNFDKINKLREEEGLDPFMNPRNTASGSLKMQDSAEVRKRGLSSVLYQFISDEVPAETHWELLQKAQSWGFKTSQQAKLCKTMAEVQEFITFWDTERHNLPFEIDGIVLKVNSLQQQRQLGYTAKSPRWAMAYKFKAEKVETELQSVSYQVGRTGAITPVANLKPVLLAGTIVKRASLHNEDIIKKLDLHEHDFVYVEKGGEIIPKIVGINTDKRTEDSKEVDYIKHCPECGTELVKIEDQAIHFCPNELHCPPQVVGRMIHYVSRKALNIDNLGSETIEQLYREKLIENPADFYVLTKEQLLPLERMAEKSAQNIISGIEKSKEIPFEKVLYGIGIKHVGETVAKKLVKNFPTIEELKNATVEELCQVEDIGGKIAVSIVEFFQNSENVLMIERLKSYGVQLVKGESTNEVLSNVLEGKTFLFTGKLSLFTRESAEEMVEKHGGKNISAVSKNLNYLVVGEKAGSKLKKAQDIGTITILDEQQFLDLIEK
- a CDS encoding T9SS type A sorting domain-containing protein, which produces MKKIYLIISMIIFAMFQAQNVNIPDPAFKNFLLTADYSNGYAKDQYGSSIPVDTNNDGIIQQSEANNIVKLSDLYYGNRVYIQSIEGIKSFTNLTDLYLFGTSVSAVDVSTMTKLIALAINYNSQLTSLNIAGCTSLATMSSEHNNITSYNLQSNSLKSLLINNLNSTQPINAINLSLCPNLKSLEINKTNIQSLDFSNMSALEWLQIRNSSSTNNINLTGCTNLNNLGIYNCNSLTSLQLHNLQNLDTVYFSQSPISTLSFNNTTNIESLGLQSTGLTAIDLSIFPALRQFSSLNNNLTTLDLSMNPLLENITIYDNPLLKNMNLKSGGTVLNVASWFHINNNNPNLKYICCDDDDFTAISNYLTSYSLNNINLNSYCSFTPGGTYYKVIGNTKYDINNNGCDSNDVNKPFQKFSITSGSVSGNMIADSSGNYSIPLQAGTHTITPISENPAYWTSSPSTLTVNFPAQTSPLTQNFCLTANGNHNDLEVLIIPVTAAIPGFDTKYKIVYKNKGTVAQSGNIAFNFNDNLMNFLNATVSPDIQSTGMLTWNFTNLLPLETREITVKLKLNTPTQSPSLNSGDILHYMAQINGAADETPADNKFMLNQSAVNSFDPNDKTCLEGTTITQTQVGDYVHYLIRFENTGTANAQNIVVKDAIDTSKFDISSLIALNGSHNFVARITNPNTVEFIFENIQLPFDDANNDGYISFKIKTKSTLNLGDSFSNTARIYFDYNHPIVTNTYTTSVQNVLATAETNKENTIISIYPNPVKDVLNIRFKQEIIKAEIYDTAGRIISSLSVTGNSIPVSELTKGNYILKAFTKDKAIIQKFIKD